In Mesorhizobium sp. 113-3-3, a genomic segment contains:
- a CDS encoding GFA family protein, translating to MLTGTCHCGAAHWTLEGDPGPVTACNCTLCRRYGTLWAYDYVNERIHVSGLTGSYTRAGKDAPSLEILFCPTCACVLAWRGLRAGTSGRTRIAVNVRLAPPEAVADLPIDHFDGLDTFDDLPRDGRCVRDMWF from the coding sequence ATGCTGACGGGAACCTGCCACTGCGGCGCAGCCCACTGGACGCTGGAAGGCGATCCCGGGCCGGTGACAGCTTGCAACTGCACGCTTTGCCGTCGCTATGGCACGCTCTGGGCCTATGACTATGTCAATGAGCGCATTCACGTTTCGGGGCTGACGGGCAGCTATACGCGCGCCGGAAAGGATGCGCCTTCGCTCGAAATCCTGTTCTGCCCGACCTGCGCCTGCGTGCTCGCTTGGCGCGGCCTGCGCGCCGGCACCTCCGGCCGAACGCGCATCGCCGTCAACGTCAGGCTGGCGCCGCCCGAGGCCGTCGCCGATCTGCCGATCGACCATTTCGACGGTCTCGACACTTTTGACGACCTGCCCCGCGACGGGCGTTGCGTGCGCGATATGTGGTTCTAG